From one Nematostella vectensis chromosome 7, jaNemVect1.1, whole genome shotgun sequence genomic stretch:
- the LOC5511866 gene encoding uncharacterized protein LOC5511866, with product MFLNNSYFNVLRKIDNSWDDKPLTSGRSRTKKWREKFSRSNSSKSSRSLVSSNSVESGTCSEDANSGYYGDDEIEPCLQCRAADFPLRSQKANIEEYDVISIEVNVRHPRRNGSSCRHSNSVNFDEFVVIPSSREEFCAGKFKQSTPKAISNRTLGSESSSTTSPHILVTCTPKIVSCATPLSDAGPMVHSPSCTCCTPQKPVRFRLDAPSRSSFADARFWWRENITWQLRQRNKTQTANFAELQETGPHSRVKVKINRDIAHFLNSYGEFRPHNEFLNTALVEMEGNALYRADLVEAIRLHGGGEEELSGDGLASLAQAYIRKQSTKANPPEETDDESRQFVQRQSKKRMHTRLFVPRWKESITNQIQMRNILECKYFTDAIVRRSLQVNVSVSVSTIDESQTMTEIEDYDVISSDETTQGTELCGKALNSSQSTSQGYHSAPTPLVANGSAQVMVVP from the coding sequence ATGTTTCTTAACAATTCATATTTCAACGTTCTTCGTAAAATCGACAACAGCTGGGATGATAAACCGCTGACATCCGGGAGATCGCGCACCAAGAAATGGCGGGAAAAATTCTCCCGCTCCAACTCGTCCAAGTCCTCCAGATCACTCGTCAGCTCCAATAGCGTAGAAAGTGGGACCTGCAGCGAAGACGCCAATTCTGGTTACTATGGTGATGACGAGATAGAACCGTGCCTGCAGTGCCGTGCAGCGGATTTCCCCCTGAGAAGTCAAAAGGCGAATATCGAAGAGTATGACGTCATTAGTATTGAGGTGAATGTTAGACACCCTCGGCGAAATGGATCATCTTGTCGACATTCAAACTCAGTAAATTTTGATGAGTTTGTTGTCATTCCTTCCTCACGCGAGGAATTTTGCGCGGGAAAATTTAAACAAAGTACTCCAAAAGCAATCTCAAATAGGACTTTAGGGTCAGAATCATCTAGTACCACTTCTCCGCACATTCTAGTCACGTGCACGCCTAAGATTGTCTCGTGCGCAACACCTCTTAGCGATGCTGGACCCATGGTGCATTCGCCATCCTGCACGTGCTGCACGCCTCAGAAGCCCGTGCGTTTTCGTCTGGACGCCCCGTCCCGTAGTAGCTTTGCTGATGCCAGGTTTTGGTGGCGGGAAAACATCACGTGGCAACTGCGGCAGCGCAACAAGACGCAAACTGCGAACTTCGCGGAGCTACAAGAGACTGGACCACACTCGCGCGTCAAAGTAAAGATTAACCGAGATATCGCGCACTTTTTAAACAGCTACGGGGAGTTCAGGCCGCACAACGAGTTCCTCAACACAGCGCTTGTGGAAATGGAGGGGAACGCTTTGTACAGGGCAGACCTGGTAGAGGCTATCCGACTACACGGGGGTGGGGAAGAGGAATTGAGTGGAGATGGGCTAGCGTCGCTGGCTCAGGCGTACATTCGTAAGCAGTCAACAAAAGCTAATCCTCCAGAGGAAACAGACGATGAAAGCCGGCAATTTGTACAGCGGCAGTCGAAAAAGCGCATGCACACCCGTTTATTTGTCCCGCGGTGGAAAGAAAGCATCACAAATCAGATCCAAATGCGAAACATTTTAGAATGTAAGTATTTCACCGATGCTATCGTGAGAAGATCACTACAGGTAAACGTTAGCGTATCCGTAAGCACGATTGACGAATCGCAAACAATGACAGAAATAGAGGACTATGACGTCATATCTTCGGATGAAACGACCCAAGGCACAGAGCTGTGTGGGAAGGCGCTTAACTCGAGCCAGTCCACCTCGCAGGGATACCACAGTGCTCCCACGCCACTGGTGGCTAATGGGAGTGCTCAGGTGATGGTAGTACCGTAG
- the LOC5511898 gene encoding N-acetyl-beta-glucosaminyl-glycoprotein 4-beta-N-acetylgalactosaminyltransferase 1: MMRKRRCKCYLRLVFGCCLALVYIQFQLLPLTGSHRLERLAAMATGDDFMQPINWGNLCADNQTVLKKLPVQTDKLNRFVWKDILGSDVMSILGHPYFPYFASDVHSLSNTSLIKMNSEQNYAQWIIGYIHADKTGVFRFAIASDDSSELRVSTDENPMNARVVAAVGDGAVAGSTFPGDFFKYADQMSGQLYLTKCNRYYFEIIHKQGRGDSFVQVHWKRPGSLMYQPISNEFFSSFAPIADMQTLMNNDVLNDLLDMRREDRIKRHYDASSDYTRKHRLGGALTSELLLKCKNRDSEVLIRDQKKTRKGARVNRVFYAAVGSSSVIDRGEGALAEDAAKEVVSSYLVQLEASHPGKYSLVSITSVESKTDEFQGDRYFIDAIIKALDSEALYRIAEYVYQPYSDPQLCQPLLSWQQNPAIRVVVPVFRWDKLTKIMMFSFEDMYTRTRERNIHITVLVYESDKTRQVERDVRYYLDKSQLSQVTSVLRGQGTGTSFEALRSVSTSSRPGEILLVTDNKLQLPFDIFGQTRKHCIMGSAAFSPIAFYLEQGAHARAPVGSWGDLGYDLFAIFKDDWDRIHSNAKRRTGKESELMELTSDIDVERVMLLGLYKFHDS, translated from the exons ATGATGAGAAAAAGGCGCTGCAAGTGCTACCTAAGGCTTGTATTTGGTTGCTGTCTAGCTCTTGTGTATATACAGTTCCAGCTTCTACCTTTAACCGGAAGCCATCGATTAGAGAGGCTAGCTGCAATGGCCACTGGCGATGACTTCATGCAGCCCATCAACTGGGGGAATCTCTGCGCGGATAACcagacagtgctgaaaaaacTCCCCGTGCAAACTGACAAACTAAACAGATTTGTATGGAAAGATATTCTTGGTTCGGATGTCATGTCAATTCTAGGACACCCATATTTTCCTTACTTTGCCTCGGATGTGCACTCTCTAAGCAACACATCGCTTATCAAGATGAATTCCGAGCAGAATTACGCCCAATGGATTATTGGCTACATTCATGCGGATAAAACTGGAGTTTTTAGATTTGCAATAGCGTCTGATGATTCGTCCGAGCTTCGTGTCAGTACCGACGAGAACCCGATGAATGCCCGAGTGGTTGCGGCAGTCGGAGATGGAGCAGTAGCGGGGTCGACATTTCCAGGGGATTTCTTTAAGTACGCTGACCAAATGTCAGGACAACTGTACCTGACAAAATGTAACCGATATTACTTTGAAATAATTCATAAGCAAGGAAGGGGTGATAGTTTTGTGCAAGTTCATTGGAAAAGGCCTGGGAGCTTGATGTATCAACCAATCAGCAATGAGTTCTTTTCCTCCTTTGCACCAATTGCAGATATGCAAACCTTAATGAACAATGACGTTCTTAATGACCTTCTAGATATGCGCAGAGAAGACCGAATAAAGAGACATTACGATGCTAGTAGTGATTACACGAGAAAACATCGACTAGGGGGTGCCTTGACTAGTGAACTTCTCCTCAAATGTAAAAACAGAGACTCTGAAGTTCTGATAAGAgaccaaaagaaaacaagaaaggGAGCACGAGTTAACCGCGTGTTTTACGCGGCAGTCGGTTCTAGTAGTGTAATAGACAGAGGGGAAGGAGCGCTAGCTGAAGATGCCGCGAAGGAGGTGGTCTCTAGCTATCTTGTACAGCTTGAAGCAAGCCACCCAGG GAAGTATAGTCTTGTGTCAATTACGAGCGTCGAGAGTAAGACAGACGAGTTTCAAGGCGACAGATACTTTATCGACGCAATCATCAAGGCCTTGGACTCAGAGGCTCTGTATCGCATAGCCGAGTACGTGTACCAGCCGTATAGTGACCCGCAGCTCTGTCAGCCCCTGTTGTCATGGCAGCAGAACCCCGCCATACGCGTGGTGGTACCCGTGTTTAGATGGGACAAGTTGACGAAGATCATGATGTTTTCGTTTGAAG aTATGTACACTCGGACAAGAGAACGCAACATTCACATCACAGTATTGGTCTACGAGTCCGACAAGACCAGACAAGTAGAGCGAGATGTCCGATATTACTTGGACAAAAGCCAGCTCTCTCAGGTCACTTCCGTCTTACGAGGACAGGGGACTGGTACTAGTTTCGAGGCTCTACGCTCCGTATCAACGTCGAGTCGTCCTGGGGAGATACTGCTTGTTACGGACAACAAACTCCAGCTTCCTTTCGATATATTCGGCCAAACAAGGAAG cactgcatcatgggtagcGCAGCTTTTAGTCCAATCGCCTTCTATCTCGAACAAGGGGCACACGCCAGAGCGCCCGTAGGGAGCTGGGGCGACCTTGGTTACGATCTATTTGCGATCTTCAAAGACGACTGGGATCGAATTCACTCCAATGCAAAACGAAGAACTGGAAAGGAATCGGAACTAATGGAATTAACTAGTGATATCGACGTTGAACGGGTTATGTTGTTAGGTTTATATAAATTTCACGATAGCTGA
- the LOC5511865 gene encoding ras-related protein Rab-1A yields the protein MSTMNPEYDYLFKLLLIGDSGVGKSCLLLRFADDTYTESYISTIGVDFKIRTIELDGKTIKLQIWDTAGQERFRTITSSYYRGAHGIIVVYDVTDQESFNNVKQWLQEIDRYACENVNKLLVGNKCDLTTKKVVDFTTAKEYAESLGVPFLETSAKNATNVEQAFMTMAAEIKNRMGPSPAPQGAGSNVKINSSTPVKQGGGGCC from the exons ATGTCCACAATGAACCCGGAATA TGATTACCTGTTCAAGCTTCTGCTTATTGGAGACTCTGGTGTTGGAAAATCATGCCTGTTGCTTCGGTTTGCG GACGATACCTATACAGAAAGCTACATCAGCACAATCGGCGTAGATTTC AAAATCAGAACCATAGAACTGGACGGAAAGACGATTAAACTACAAATC TGGGATACGGCCGGGCAGGAGCGCTTTAGGACGATTACTTCAAGTTATTATCGTGGAGCCCATGGAATCATTGTAGTATATGATGTTACGGACCAA GAGTCATTTAATAATGTAAAACAGTGGCTACAAGAAATTGACCGTTATGCCTGTGAAAATGTCAATAAGTTGCTTGTTGGAAACAAGTGTGACCTCACTACAAAGAAAGTGGTGGATTTCACAACAGCTAAG GAATATGCTGAATCTCTCGGCGTCCCTTTCCTGGAAACAAGTGCAAAGAATGCAACCAATGTTGAGCAAGCGTTTATGACAATGGCAGCTGAAATCAAGAACCGGATGGGCCCCTCCCCGGCCCCTCAAGGTGCCGGCAGCAACGTCAAAATCAACTCCAGCACCCCCGTGAAACAAGGAGGGGGCGGATGCTGTTAG
- the LOC5511897 gene encoding actin-related protein 10: MPIFDVIGLGGEKHAVIIDIGAAYTKVGFAKETAPRHIIPSRIFHIVNGKREDVSVFHIKNRKPDELYSILRDFIHLIYFRYLLVNPKERRVVICESILCPTQFREVLAKVLFRHFEVLSVSFAPSHLLSLFSLGIPSGLVMDCGYSESLVLPIYEGTAILKATTGIPLAGKALHRHLEEQLMERSLVQIETGVKPLSSVMGSLEEEILEDIKVLTCFVAPKFSGPQNEARPASLVPQVDYPLDGGRILRIEGQIREQTFDILFDGDEEEKSLATALLDSLLLCPIDTRKTLAENIVLIGGTAMTPGFKHRLMQEIYLLLQSPKYKDKLFIKTVKMHQPPVNANITAWLGGAIFGSLEVLADRSTTRERYQQHPKLPDWSTCDPLSEQQSQVEERLERPVLSRRQTSGITSTLSSLSSALSSRILGSGSSRIALDRSGGRLGSTGSTSSSIQESPAEDKK; the protein is encoded by the exons ATGCCGATATTCGATGTAATTGGACTTGGTGGGGAAAAACATGCCGTTATTATTGACATCGGTGCTGCGTATACAAA AGTTGGTTTTGCCAAAGAAACTGCACCAAGACATATAATCCCAAGTAGAATATTTCACATTGTAAATGGAAAG agagAGGATGTATCTGTCTTTCACATCAAGAACAGGAAGCCAGATGAACTTTATTCCATTCTGCGAGATTTCATCCACCTCATTTACTTTAG ATATCTCTTGGTTAACCCAAAAGAGAGAAGAGTTGTGATATGTGAGTCAATTCTGTGTCCTACTCAGTTCAGAGAAGTTCTGGCAAAAGTTCTTTTCAGACATTTTGAG GTGCTGTCAGTGTCGTTTGCGCCGTCCCATCTTCTGAGCCTGTTTTCACTAGGCATTCCTTCTGGTCTTGTTATGGACTGTGGTTATAGTGAATCCCTCGTGTTACCA ATCTATGAGGGCACTGCAATTTTGAAAGCCACCACAGGCATTCCACTAGCAGGAAAAGCCCTTCACAG ACACCTCGAAGAGCAACTGATGGAGAGAAGCCTTGTTCAGATAGAAACCGGTGTTAAACCTTTGTCATCTGTTATGG GGTCACTAGAGGAGGAAATTCTTGAAGACATTAAAG TTTTGACATGCTTTGTTGCACCAAAGTTCAGTGGACCCCAAAACGAGGCACGTCCTGCCTCTCTGGTCCCACAGGTTGACTACCCTTTGGATGGAGGCAGGATTCTTAGGATTGAAGGACAAATCAG GGAGCAGACATTTGATATCTTGTTTGATGGAGATGAAGAGGAGAAATCTCTTGCTACAGCTCTACTTGACTCTTTGCTTCTG TGTCCAATTGATACCCGTAAGACCCTCGCAGAAAATATTGTCTTGATTGGAGGGACAGCAATGACACCAGGCTTCAA ACATCGTCTGATGCAGGAGATTTATCTGCTACTCCAGTCCCCAAAATACAAAGACAAGCTCTTTATCAAGACAGTCAAGATGCATCAGCCACCTGTCAACGCCAACATTACAGCCTGGCTAGGAG GTGCTATTTTCGGAAGTCTTGAGGTTCTCGCAGACCGATCCACTACACGAGAACGCTACCAACAGCACCCTAAGCTTCCTGATTGGTCCACGTGTGATCCACTCAGCGAACAGCAGTCCCAGGTCGAGGAGAGACTGGAGCGACCAGTGCTGTCACGAAGACAGACCAGCGGTATCACTAGCACCCTGAGCAGCCTCAGTAGCGCGCTTTCAAGCCGAATACTTGGCAGCGGAAGTAGTAGGATCGCCCTTGACAGAAGTGGAGGGAGGCTGGGATCTACCGGAAGTACCTCATCAAGCATTCAAGAGAGTCCGGCTGAAGATAAAAAGTAG